One part of the Anopheles coustani chromosome 2, idAnoCousDA_361_x.2, whole genome shotgun sequence genome encodes these proteins:
- the LOC131266911 gene encoding ras-related protein Rab-30, whose product MMASVRIPEQKIILCGEYGVGKSSIFRRFATNNFVTTTDRKSTLGLDHFGRTFNVGDKEIKLQLWDTGGMERVASVTSSYYKFAEAAILVFALDNESSFHALSQHMLDVVTYAENAKIFLVGNKVDLESSSTDPPVTDADMESFCEQCHSLISATYKTSCKTGDGLEEMFRDIANTLVESNRSRLELQALESHGFKIHPPDEVNDPSCLC is encoded by the exons ATGATGGCTTCGGTGCGCATCCCGGAGCAAAAGATCATTCTTTGCGGGGAGTATGGCGTTGGAAAGAGTTCCATATTTCGTCGGTTTGCGACGAACAACTTTGTGACAACCACCGATAGGAAATCCACACTCGGTTTGGACCACTTCGGACGGACATTTAATGTGGGAGACAAAGAAATCAAG CTGCAACTGTGGGACACAGGTGGCATGGAGCGGGTTGCGTCCGTCACTTCTAGCTACTACAAGTTCGCTGAAGCGGCAATCCTTGTCTTTGCACTGGACAACGAATCTTCATTCCACGCGCTCTCACAGCACATGCTGGATGTGGTTACTTATGCGGAGAATGCCAAAATTTTTCTAGTAGGCAATAAGGTAGACCTGGAATCGAGTAGCACCGATCCGCCCGTGACCGATGCCGACATGGAATCCTTTTGCGAGCAGTGCCACAGTCTCATTAGTGCTACGTACAAAACATCGTGCAAAACGGGTGACGGGCTGGAGGAAATGTTTCGGGACATAGCGAATACACTGGTCGAGTCGAACCGGTCCCGGCTGGAACTGCAGGCACTGGAGAGTCATGGTTTCAAGATACATCCGCCGGATGAAGTCAACGATCCGAGCTGCTTG